The Solea senegalensis isolate Sse05_10M linkage group LG9, IFAPA_SoseM_1, whole genome shotgun sequence genome has a segment encoding these proteins:
- the tnfaip8l2b gene encoding tumor necrosis factor, alpha-induced protein 8-like protein 2 B, with amino-acid sequence MDTFSSKDMAMRAQKKILSSMASKSSVQMFIDDTSSEILDELYRISKEYSGNKSEAQKVVKDLVKIAVKIGVLFRNNRFSTEELAVAQDFKKKLHQGAMTAISFYEVDFTFDKTVMADILKSCRDLLLKLVNHHLTPKSHGRINHVFNHYSDPELLTKLYEPGGPFRPNLTKICKGLNKLVEDGTI; translated from the exons ATGGACACCTTCAGCTCCAAGGACATGGCCATGAGGGCGCAGAAGAAGATCCTCAGCTCCATGGCCAGCAAGAGCTCCGTGCAGATGTTCATCGACGACACCAGCAGCGAGATCCTGGACGAACTGTACCGCATTTCCAAGGAGTATTCTGGGAATAAATCTGAGGCTCAGAAAGTGGTCAAAGACCTGGTCAAGATCGCGGTGAAGATCGGCGTGCTCTTCCGAAACAATCGCTTCAGCACCGAGGAGCTGGCAGTGGCCCAGGATTTCAAGAAAAAgctccaccagggggcgatgaCGGCCATCAGTTTCTACGAG GTGGACTTCACCTTTGACAAGACAGTGATGGCAGACATCCTGAAGAGCTGCAGGGACCTGCTGCTGAAGCTGGTCAACCACCACCTCACGCCCAAATCCCACGGTCGCATCAACCACGTCTTCAACCATTACTCGGACCCGGAGCTGCTGACCAAACTGTACGAGCCCGGCGGCCCCTTCAGACCCAACCTCACCAAGATCTGCAAAGGACTTAACAAACTGGTGGAGGACGGGACAATATGA
- the lysmd1 gene encoding lysM and putative peptidoglycan-binding domain-containing protein 1, with protein sequence MSGRGAPLPVDGDGLLRGSRTRSYGSLVRSPVSPAQQRRIEHKLQPGETLQGLALKYGVTMEQIKRANRLYTNDSIFLKKSLSIPVLSDLDDCNNGADLAQEDSGGGDTGRAPAQNGHTGSSSEKKLYSGEESAEDITPESFLKRMDELINWSKQAAVKGYQDAEKRVAALEAACTSGTSDQQPFTRSHSVTSFSKMQQQEATNVAVPRTITKLTRKLRDREDEIFEL encoded by the exons ATGTCCGGGAGAGGAGCGCCTTTGCCAGTGGACGGGGACGGCCTGCTCCGCGGGAGCCGCACTCGGTCCTACGGCAGCTTGGTTCGGTCTCCGGTCTCCCCGGCTCAGCAGAGACGCATTGAACACAAACTTCAGCCAGGAGAGACACTGCAAGGCCTGGCCCTGAAATACGGAGTCACA ATGGAGCAAATCAAAAGAGCAAACAGGCTGTACACCAATGATTCGATCTTCCTGAAGAAATCCCTGTCCATCCCCGTGCTGTCGGACTTGGACGACTGCAATAACGGGGCGGATTTGGCTCAAGAGGACAGTGGAGGAGGCGATACTGGCCGAGCTCCTGCACAAAATGGTCACACTGGGAGCTCCTCGGAGAAGAAGCTCTACAGTGGAGAAGAAAGTGCAGAAGACATTACTCCAGAGAGTTTTTTGAAAAGGATGGATGAGTTGATAAACTGGTCGAAGCAGGCTGCTGTCAAAGGATATCAGGATGCAGAGAAAAG GGTTGCCGCCCTGGAAGCCGCGTGCACCAGTGGGACGTCAGACCAACAGCCTTTTACAAGGTCACACAGTGTCACGTCTTTCTCTaaaatgcagcagcaggaagcgACAAATGTCGCAGTGCCGCGCACCATCACCAAACTCACCAGGAAACTGAGAGACAGGGAAGATGAGATCTTTGAGCTGTGA